gattataggtgcctgccaccatgcctggctaatttttgtatttttagaagagatgggagttttgccatgttgaccaggctggtctcgacctcctggcctcaaatgatttgcctgcctcagcctcccaaagtgctggcattacgggtgtgagccactgcacccagccccaataCTTTTCATTGATTCTGTTTTGATATGAGGAAATTGTCCTTTGTACATTTTAGTTTTGTCTTCCTTTACTCATTGAGTTGCTGTTGGTCTAAAAAATTTTAGCAGTTCAGAGTGATCTTATTGTTGGGACTGTAATCAACTCATATATCCATGTTTGGATATAGCATATGtgttattattaatactattattttgcttgtttgctcatttttttttagtgCTGAAGCTTCCCCTGCTGAATGTTGCCAACATGCCAAAATTTTGGAAGATACACAATTTGTTGATGGGTATAAGCAATTGGGATTTCAGGAGACTGCTTATGGAGAATTCTTGAGTCGATTGAGGGAAAATCCTCGTCTTATTGCCTCCTCTTTGGTTGCTGGAGAGAAACTTAATCAGGAGAACACACAAAGTGTTATTTACACAGTTTTTACGTCCCTATATGGCAATTGCATCATGCAAGAAGATGAAAGCTACCTCCTTCAGGTTTTGCGATACTTGATTGAATTTGAACTTAAAGAAAGTGACAACCCTAGGCGACTTTTGAGGAGAGGAACTTGTGCCTTCAGCatcttatttaaacttttttctgaAGGACTGTTTTCTGCCAAACTTTTCCTCACAGCCACTTTACATGAGCCAATTATGCAACTCCTTGTTGAAGATGAAGATCACCTGGAAACAGATCCAAACAAGCTAATTGAGAGGTTCTCCCCATCTCAGCAGGAAAAACTCTTTGGAGAGAAGGGCTCAGACAGATTCAGGCAAAAAGTTCAAGAAATGGTGGAGTCCAATGAAGCCAAACTAGTGGCTTTGGTGAACAAATTTATTGGTTATCTCAAACAGAACACATATTGTTTTCCACATAGTTTAAGGTGGATCGTGTCTCAGATGTACAAAACCCTCTCCTGTGTAGATAGGCTGGAAGTGGGGGAGGTCAGGGCAATGTGTACTGATCTCCTGTTGGCCTGCTTCATTTGTCCTGCAGTTGTCAATCCAGAACAGTATGGAATAATTTCTGATGCTCCTATTAATGAGGTAGCACGATTTAATCTGATGCAGGTATgcttttgctattattattaatgtgaCATTTAGTTTAAAATCAGTTGATTGGGCTGTGGGGGTGGGAACAAATAATATGACGACAATATTTGTATAATCTTACGACATTTTCTCAACCAGCTCTAAGTATTTGCATCTTATTAAATAAAAGCAGTAATACTGGAATTTAAAACTATGGTGGTCACAAAACATTttgtctttgtctattttttgaggcggagtcttattctatcacccaggctgtagtgcagtggtgcattctcagctcactgcaacctccgcctcccaggttcaagcaattctcctgcctcagcctcctgagtagctgggattacaggcctgtaccaccacttctggctaatttttgtatttttggtagagagggggtttcaccatgttagtcaggctggtctcaaactcctgaccttgtgatctgcccgcctcggcctcccaaagtcctgggattacaggcatgagccactgcacccggctctgtttgtttttaaatggaatcCTCACGCACTTGAATGTAGAGTTGATTAGATTTTCTAGAACAAGTCCACCATCCCTTTTCTATAATTTCAGAacccaaaatgaacaaaaactgaaTGTCTTCTATGCCTTATTTGGTAGCAAAACCTGTGCTGAAGTAACATGAGGctattcacaattttttttttttttttcatttttcttttttgagatgaagtttcactcttgttgcccaggctggagtgcaatggtgcgatcttggctcactgctacctccgcctcctgggttcaagcgattctcctgcctcagcttcctgagtagctgagattacaggggaacgccaccatgcccagctatatttataattgttattccATTTAGTGCTAGTGAATACTCATATTTTGTTGCAGAAATGTTGATTCATTTGATTACAAAATGCCATCTGTATATTGAACATGTTGTGTATATACACTGCATTACCTTTCTAAAATCTCTGaattctgaaatctgaaactctTCTAAGAGTTTCAGAAAGAGGATTTTTGGATGTATATTTTTTTTGCAATCATCTGAACGACTGAAGTcatgttattatttcttcatgGACTCTTTTCATCACACCTTATCCCTCAGATATAGTGTGAAGAACTGGTGTTTATTTAGAATAGACTATTtttgggtgatttttattttttattttattattattattattatttggagacggagtcttgctctgttgcccaggctggagtgcagtggcgtgatctcggctcactgcaacctctgcctcctggcttcaggtgactctcctgcctcagcctcctgaaaaactgggattataggtgcgtgccaccatgcctggcaaattttttgtatttttagtagagacggggtttcaccgtgttagcaccgggatggtcttgatctcctgacctcgtgatccgcctgcctcagcctcccaaagtgctgggattacaggcgtgagccactacgcccagccgttttattattttttttagacggagttttgctctgttgctcatgttgtagtgcaatggcacaatctcatctcactgcaacctccgcctccgggattcaagtgattctcctgcctcagcctcccaagtgcctgggattacaggcatgcaccaccacacctggctaattttgtattttcagtagagacggggtttcaccatgttggtcaggctggtctcgaactcctgacctcagatgatctgcctgccttggcctcccaaagtactgggattacaggtgtgagccaccacacccagccttgggtgatttttaaaaaatgattagctcagacttggtgcagtggctctcacctgtaatctcagcactttgggaggccaaggtgggcagatcgtttgaggtcgggattttgagaccagcctgggcaacacagtgagacccccccaccaccccatatctattttaaaaaaaaaaaaaagttagccggctgcggtggctcatgcctataatcccagcactttgggaggcccaggcgggcggatcacctgatgtccggagttcgagaccaacctgaccaacatggagaaaccccgtctctactaaaaatacaaaattagccagtgtggtgtcgcatgcctgtaatcacagttacttgggaggctgaggcaggagaattgcttgaacctgggaaatgaaggttgcagtgaggtgagattgcgccaatgcactccagcctgggcaacaagagtgaaactccatctcaaaaaaaattaattaattaattaaaaaaataaaaaatcagaaaaaaaggattAGCTCTTTTTTATGATCAGTTATATCACCTTGGGGTGTTTAACAGTTCACTATATAGAAATGCCTGAaataaagttaactttttttttaaacttttataaattaaaaaaaattatatggagCTCTTCACAAATTtgtgtcatccttgcacaggtGCCATGCTAATCTCTGTGGAGTTCCAATTTTAGTATGTGCTTCTGAAGTGAGCACAAAATTTTTGACTCCTTATCCATGAAacagtagggttttttttttttttttttaagacagagtctcactctgtcacgcaggctggagtgcggtggtgccatcttagctcactgtagcctttgaacacctgggctcaagtgaccctcctgcctcaccctcctgagtaactgggactggaCGTGTGTACCagcacacctggctcattttaaaaatatttttgtagagacagggtcttgctttcttgtccaggctggtcttgaactcctggcctcaggtaatcctcctaccttggcctctcaaagtgctgggattataggcgtaagccactgtgcctggcccatgaaacaCTTAAATTTATTCTTATGGTATATAatgtatttgtagttttttttttttttttttttttttgtcattccaGTAGAGATTGAATCACATATTTTCAGAGTCAGTAAAAAGGGGGTCTTGTCCCAGATATTAAGAAGAGGATGCTGTAATAACTTTCATTAGCCTTTAAAAAGAGTACAGTAACAACTTTTGCCAGTAGGGTCCTTGTTCTATGAATTAGTATTTACTTTATCAAACCAGCTTATGTTAGGTAGGAATCATTCGCTTTTAAATCTAGGAAAATAATTCTACCTTGAGTGCTTTATGAACTCTATAGGGTAATGTTCTTAATATTAACTTAAGGTAATTTAATGAATGAGTCAgcttttacaaattaatttaaaaagctctAAACACATGAAAAGTACAGTGTCAGAAACAAATGTAGTTGTGCTTTTCCCCCCTAATGTTAACACATAATGTTCCCCCTTATGTGTTAAagagaaattaaagcaaaaatttatACTGTCTCTAACTCTTAATCTAAAAATAGCAAAAGCCAACATAAGGTACACATCTTTGGGGGATACTATTTCATATGCCTGGTCAGGTGGTATGAATAGTATTATGAAACAGATTTTGAGAATTGAATAGATGTGCTTGCTTTCACAGAGAGGCATTTATGAGTATCTGTCTGTAGCTTATGTTTCCCTACCGCTGCTTTGGGTTGCAGGTAGGCCGCCTTTTGCAGCAGTTAGCAATGACTGGCTCTGAAGAAGGAGATCCCCGAACAAAGAGCAGCCTTGGAAAATTTGACAAAGTAAGAATAAATACGATTTCTAGAAAATTCTGAAGTATTAGTGAGCCTAACTGTTCTCTTTATTAAATCTTGTCCTTAGGTGATGTCTgaattaaatgttcttttaattaGCTACAGTATTGGATCAGCAGCATTTAAAGATGATTAACTCCCACAGACGTATTGAGGAGATGCCATCATAAAGAGAATCAAAGAGctattaagattattttattttaaaaagtttttttttttttttgagatggagtcttgctctgttacctaggctggagtgtggtggcgtgatcttggctcactgcaccctctgcctccaggttcaagcgactctctgcctcaccctccccggtagctgggaatagaggcgcatgccaccacgcctggctaatttttgtatttttagtagagactgggtttcaccatcttggccaggctggtcttgaactcctggccttgtgatctacccaactcggcctcccaaagtgctgggattacaggcgtgagctaccgcacctggccaacttttaaatttttgagtcggtgtctcactctgttgcccaggctggagtgcagtggtgtgatcatggctcaaactcctgggctcaagcagtccttccacctcagcctcccaagtacctgggctATAGgggcatgctaccatgcctgtctgtttttattgttatagagatgaggtgttgctatgttgcccagactgatcttgactcctggcctcaagcgatcttcctgcctcagcattccagcgtgctaggattatagacgtcagccaccatgcctggtcgataattgtttaattttaagtGTAGTTTATAAGTTAACATCCATGACATTGTTCAATTAATTTagttaaataaagttttaatcaGTCTTACTTTGATTAAGCTATACATTCAACCTATGAAAATTCAAGGATATTTGAGTAAAATTTCCCTTCCCCCTCTCATCTCTAGTCTTCATTCCCCGCCCccaacaaaagattttttttgagactgagtttccctGTTGTCACAGAGgtttgctgttgtcacccagaccagagtgcaatggcgtgatctcggctcactgttaactctgcctcccaggttcaagcaattctcctgcctcagcctcctagtagctggaattataggtgtgagccaccatgcctggcccccgaAAGATTCTTGATGTTATCAGGTTGTGAATCCTTCTAGAGGTCAATATGTATACAAGCAAATTCCTACGTACACTATATACTTCAACCACTCCTTCCCCTTTCAGAAATAGTAGCACAATGTATATACTGTTCTGTGTTGTGTTATGTTTGTCTCCAACatcttattgttattttctttttttttgagacagggtctcactttgtcacccagtgacgccatctcagctcacggcagtcttgacctccctggcgcaagcaatcctcccacctcagcttcgcaagtagctgggactacaggtgcgcgccaccacacctggctaattttggtattttttgtagagacaaggttttgccctgttgcccaagtggtttcgaacttctgagctcaagcagcccacccaccttggctgcccaaagtgctgggattgcaggcatacaccaccacacccagccccaagaTTTTAGACTATACGTTATAAAAAGAGTTTAATGTtttaggttgggtgcagtggctcatgcttgtagtcctagtgCTGggcacactttgggaagctgaggtgggtggatcgcttgagctcataagtttgagaccagtctgggcaacatggtgaaaccccatctctacaaaaaaatacaaaaattaggccaggcggggtggctcacacttgtatttctagcattttgggaggctgaggcgggtggatcacctgaggtcaggagttccagaccagcccgtgcaacatggcaaaaccccatctctactaaaaatacaaaagttagccgggcattgtcatggctcctataatcccagctactctggaagctgaggcaagaaaattacAGTGAGGGAGGAGGtgcgcagaggttgcagtgagccaagatggcgctatttcactccagcctgggcaaaagagtgaaacttcgtctccaaaaaaaaaaaaaattatttaacatcttaaaaaaatatgatttttaagatgttaaaatgttttcatgcTTGTCCACTTTAATCAGAAATttctttccagtattttaaaGGGAAATGTTTCACTGTTGTTTCCCTGTTTTAACAGAGCTGTGTTGCCGCGTTCCTTGATGTTGTGATTGGGGGCCGTGCAGTGGAGACCCCTCCATTGTCTTCCGTTAATCTTCTGGAAGGATTGAGCAGAACTGTGGTTTATATAACCTATAGTCAGCTTATTACTCTGGTAATGGCTTCATTGTTTAATAGAATTTTCTCAAAAGTCTTTTAGCTAAGTGTGAGCAGAGACATACATGAGTACATTGTGTGGGAAATACATATTGTATTTGTAAAAGTGATTTCACTAGCTAATGTTCTTTGCTTTTGCCAGGTGAATTTTATGAAGAGTGTGATGTCTGGAGATCAACTGAGAGAAGATAGAATGGCTCTTGACAATTTATTGGCAAACCTACCCCCAGCCAAGCCAGGAAAAAGCAGCAGTTTAGAAATGACTCCCTACAATACACCTCAGCTGTCTCCGGCAACCACTCCAGCAAATAAAAAGAATCGATTACCTATAGGTAAAGAGAATTTCTTGTATCGGAGCTTTCTCTTAAGTTTAATATTTCGTTAGCCTTTGTTATTGCTCGGTGTTTTGGAATATATGTTTAAGTACTTGGGAAAGTCTTTCTCTTCATGTTTACTGATGGtatttcaatttttagaaattgtATCAGATTAGTTAAGGTTTATCAGTAGGCTTTAGCTTTGTCTATCTACTTTTCTATCCATAGTATACTTTGTTcaaattttattgtcttttcttgaaaacattttggaaatgttataagtagtcatttttaaaactatgtagcCCTTAGTAGTTTTAAagatggtggcacgtgccttgtggtcccagctacttgggaggctgagatagggagattgcttgagcctgggaagtcgaggctgcagtgaaccatgatcatgccattgcacttcagcctcagtgacagagtgagaccctatctcaaaaaaaaaaaaaaaaattaggtagccccctcatttctacaaagttctaaataatgtaataaacaatattattttagaagtttCCATCAATAAAGtggaaaataatagtatttttctattattattttcattaataataatcACTGTTTTATCAACTGAGCTAAGATATcttaatgttataaaataaagcaaaagtttcattttattttttcaagtttgcTTATTTAAGAATTCTGTTTAATTAAGACTTATTTGCTTGGTTAATATTTGTTATctctctgtctacaaaaaaattaattgagcATATACCGTGTTCCATACTCTGGGTAGGCACTTTATAAatgttgtttcatttaatccccacaaaaGTCCTGTGAGAGTGGATGTGTCTTGCACATGAGACATTGTGATAGACACTGGATACAAAGACCATTAGAACCTGCCCTTACTCGTTGGCTATTGATAGTTTAGTTAGGGAGAACAAGAAGAGACTAGTACCCTTCAGCGTACTATGCATTCTGGGGAGATAAGTATGAGGGTTATGGGGACACCTAACTTAGCCAAAATGGTGATGGTATCAGGAGAAGATCTTGGAGCAGGTGAAGCCTGTTTGCGCTTTGTGATGAATGGAAGTTAGGCAAAGTaaacaagatggggaaaaagtgTTTAAGCCAGGGGAACAGGATTATTTTAGTGCCTGCCTAATTATAATGAGGAACTCAGCAACACTTAGTGAACatagttctttttaatttatgCATTTTGCAGAGAGGGATTTTGCTTTTAAACTTCTGTGAGCTAATTCATTAAGAACTGCCAGTTTCTTAAAATTAATCTACCTTATATTTAACATAACGTGGAATTGTATCAACAGGAGTGTGGCATCATACTCTTCAAGTCTTTGTCTTATTGTATCACCCCAATatgtcagttttcaaaataaaaaatagaaaaaggggtTTTGCACttcatgggttttgtttttttttttttggaaatggagtctcgttcttgttgcccaggctggagtgcagtggcacagtctcggctcactgcaacctctacctcccgggttcaagcgattcttctgcctcagcctccctagtggctgggattatagatgcccgccaccatacctggctaatttttgtatttttagtagagatggggttttgccatgttggccaggctcgtcttgaactcctaacctcaggtgatccacccgcctcggcctcccaaagtgctgggattacaggtgtgagccaccatgtccgggcATTTAATGGTTTTTTTATGGGCTGTTTGCACTCTGTTCACATGATgaagtaaatgatttttagtaaatcagagattttttttttccattgttcaCTGCTATACATTAGTTTTTTCATTTCCCATTTTCTAAAAGTGTCATTAAATATGAGTCTGATGGAAAGTGAATTTCAAATGTATGCCCAGTATTATTTTGTATAGTCTTGTTATCTGGCTATTGCATTTATTTCGTATCTTAAAAAATTTGTCCATTGTTCAGagtgttgattttctttctatttaatgCTTTCGCAACCCAGGACAACAGTTAGCAGCCATCACTGCCTGGGATTCCTCAGCTACCAATATTACCACTCATATTACACTAGTAACCCCGTTTGGTGGGTAATAGGCTGTTCTtatcttcttttataattttatttaagaaatagtttATAAAAGTATGCTCCATGTGCATGTTGCTTTTACTTTATGTAAATTGCTACATAAAATTTGATTGcttgcatttttataaattatagttgCAGAGTTTGTTACGATTCGTAGATCTG
Above is a window of Papio anubis isolate 15944 chromosome 13, Panubis1.0, whole genome shotgun sequence DNA encoding:
- the GAPVD1 gene encoding GTPase-activating protein and VPS9 domain-containing protein 1 isoform X9, translated to MVKLDIHTLAHHLKQERLYVNSEKQLIQRLNADVLKTAEKLYRTAWIAKQQRINLDRLIITSAEASPAECCQHAKILEDTQFVDGYKQLGFQETAYGEFLSRLRENPRLIASSLVAGEKLNQENTQSVIYTVFTSLYGNCIMQEDESYLLQVLRYLIEFELKESDNPRRLLRRGTCAFSILFKLFSEGLFSAKLFLTATLHEPIMQLLVEDEDHLETDPNKLIERFSPSQQEKLFGEKGSDRFRQKVQEMVESNEAKLVALVNKFIGYLKQNTYCFPHSLRWIVSQMYKTLSCVDRLEVGEVRAMCTDLLLACFICPAVVNPEQYGIISDAPINEVARFNLMQVGRLLQQLAMTGSEEGDPRTKSSLGKFDKSCVAAFLDVVIGGRAVETPPLSSVNLLEGLSRTVVYITYSQLITLVNFMKSVMSGDQLREDRMALDNLLANLPPAKPGKSSSLEMTPYNTPQLSPATTPANKKNRLPIGQQLAAITAWDSSATNITTHITLVTPFATRSRSRTNMLMDLHMDHEGSSQETIQEVQPEEVLVISLGTGPQLTPGMMSENEVLNMHLSDGGQGDVPVDENKLHGKPDKTLRFSLCSDNLEGISEGPSNRSNSVSSLDLEGESVSELGAGPSGSNGVEALQLLEHEQATTQDNLDDKLRKFEIRDMMGLTDDRDISETVSETWSTDVLGSDFDPNIDEDRLQEIAGAAAENMLGSLLCLPGSGSVLLDPCTGSTISETTSEAWSVEVLPSDSEAPDLKQEERLQELESCSGLGSTSDDTDVREA